One Cohnella candidum genomic region harbors:
- a CDS encoding ROK family protein, translated as MRIGAIEAGGTKFVCGIGDEEGRILDRISFPTERPEPTLGKVIDYFRDKGVEAIGIGTFGPINIDPASPMYGHVTTTPKPGWTGYDFLGTLKKEFDVPFGWDTDVNAAAYGEAKWGAAKGLDSCAYFTIGTGIGVGVYAEGKLVHGLVHPEGGHIPVKRHPDDTFEGFCPYHKDCLEGVAAGPAIERRWGVKGSELGADHPAWAMEAYYIGQAVATAVLMLSPKKIILGGGVMKQEHLLPMIREEAKRYLNGYVRDERVLAGMDEYVVAPGLGEIAGLYGALALGLAAAGRA; from the coding sequence ATGCGCATCGGCGCGATCGAAGCAGGGGGCACCAAATTCGTGTGCGGCATCGGCGACGAGGAAGGGCGGATCCTGGACCGGATCAGCTTTCCGACGGAAAGGCCGGAGCCGACGCTGGGCAAAGTGATCGACTATTTCCGGGATAAAGGCGTAGAGGCGATCGGGATCGGGACGTTCGGACCGATCAACATCGACCCGGCCAGCCCGATGTACGGGCACGTAACGACGACGCCGAAACCGGGCTGGACGGGTTACGATTTCCTCGGAACGTTGAAAAAGGAATTCGACGTTCCGTTCGGCTGGGACACGGACGTGAACGCCGCGGCGTACGGCGAGGCGAAGTGGGGAGCGGCGAAAGGGCTGGACAGCTGCGCCTATTTCACGATCGGCACCGGCATCGGCGTCGGCGTCTATGCGGAAGGTAAGCTCGTCCACGGCCTTGTGCACCCGGAGGGCGGCCACATTCCGGTCAAGCGTCACCCGGACGATACGTTCGAGGGTTTCTGCCCTTACCACAAGGACTGCTTGGAGGGCGTAGCGGCGGGCCCGGCAATTGAGCGGAGATGGGGCGTTAAAGGCAGCGAACTGGGCGCGGACCATCCGGCATGGGCGATGGAAGCCTACTATATCGGACAAGCCGTGGCGACGGCCGTTCTCATGCTGTCTCCGAAGAAGATCATTCTCGGCGGCGGCGTCATGAAACAGGAGCACCTGCTTCCGATGATTCGGGAAGAAGCGAAACGCTATCTGAACGGATACGTGCGCGATGAGAGGGTCCTGGCGGGAATGGACGAATACGTCGTCGCTCCGGGGCTCGGCGAAATCGCCGGCCTTTATGGGGCGCTGGCGCTCGGCCTCGCCGCAGCGGGACGCGCGTAA
- a CDS encoding ABC transporter ATP-binding protein, protein MINIRNVSKVFPMESGDFAALRNNEIHIRKGEFVAIMGPSGSGKSTLLQLIGGLDLPTSGDVVVDGVKLNALNEKERTLFRRTKVGFVFQNYQLLPMMTASENIALSLAANKTPKEEIRKTVQRLLKEVNLEGKGDQFPSQLSGGQQQRVAIARALAMKPGLILADEPTGNLDGQNGRDILQLLSRLSREEQMTIVMVTHDRQAAKAADRIIVIRDGEVAQDGLEGGEAV, encoded by the coding sequence ATGATTAACATCCGCAACGTATCGAAAGTATTCCCGATGGAGTCCGGCGATTTCGCCGCGCTGAGGAACAACGAAATCCACATCCGCAAAGGTGAATTCGTCGCGATCATGGGTCCGAGCGGCTCCGGCAAGAGCACGCTCCTGCAACTGATCGGAGGGCTGGATCTGCCGACCTCGGGCGACGTGGTCGTGGACGGCGTGAAGCTGAACGCGTTGAACGAGAAGGAGAGGACGCTGTTCCGCAGAACGAAGGTCGGCTTCGTGTTCCAGAACTACCAGCTGCTGCCGATGATGACGGCCTCCGAGAACATTGCCTTGTCGCTCGCGGCGAACAAAACGCCGAAAGAGGAAATCCGGAAGACCGTGCAGCGCCTCCTCAAAGAGGTCAACCTCGAGGGCAAAGGCGACCAATTCCCTTCGCAGCTGTCCGGCGGCCAGCAGCAGCGCGTGGCGATCGCCAGGGCGCTGGCGATGAAGCCGGGCCTCATCCTGGCGGATGAGCCGACCGGCAACCTGGACGGCCAGAACGGCCGCGATATTCTGCAGCTTCTCTCCAGGCTCAGCAGGGAAGAGCAAATGACGATCGTTATGGTGACGCACGACCGTCAGGCTGCAAAGGCGGCGGACCGCATCATCGTGATCCGGGACGGCGAAGTGGCGCAAGACGGGCTGGAAGGCGGGGAAGCGGTATGA
- a CDS encoding ArsR/SmtB family transcription factor encodes MNSTLTALAEPNRLHIVELLRDGPLSVGEITVRLGLGQPQASKHLKVLSEAGIVEVQAIANRRIYRLKPEPFREMDEWLESYRRLWMQRFDQLDDYLRKLQNAPKKEEENTEN; translated from the coding sequence ATGAACTCGACACTTACCGCTCTTGCCGAACCTAACCGCCTGCACATCGTCGAGCTGTTACGAGACGGTCCCCTGTCCGTAGGAGAAATCACCGTTCGATTGGGGCTGGGCCAGCCTCAGGCTTCCAAGCATCTGAAGGTGCTGAGCGAAGCCGGAATCGTCGAAGTCCAAGCGATCGCGAACCGGCGAATCTACAGGCTGAAGCCCGAACCTTTCCGGGAAATGGACGAGTGGCTGGAATCGTACCGCCGTCTTTGGATGCAAAGGTTCGACCAACTGGACGATTACCTGCGGAAGCTTCAAAACGCACCCAAGAAAGAGGAAGAGAACACCGAGAATTAG
- a CDS encoding PLP-dependent aminotransferase family protein, with amino-acid sequence MWKPDRTAGKPLYRQIYEYLEQGIAYGEWPPGSLLPSERKLAERLGVNRSTVVQAYEELRASGWVESSVGSGTRVARSGWDAAPNWRKYTEGGTILPNLPLMRRIREVARNGDNVIDMANGELSADLFPNEAVADLLQGQRFSEHLGYDDPQGFGPLRKTLVATLLRRLGISATESSVLITSGSQQSLFLITRCLLSPGDAVAVEDPSYCRSLPMFRSAGLRVLPLPVYPDGIEPEDIERLYREHQIRMIFVNPNYQNPTGSVMSAEKRERLLRTAARLRIPIVEDDPFSLTSFGGEPPLPLKASDREGIVLYIGSLSKIAASGLRIGWMIAPRTVIGRLTDARQQMDFGLSVVSQWLAERLLQSEEFGDHLRRLQHSLREKQQKMADALHRHLGRRVSFHLPEGGLNLWCKIDREPDGGKLVEEGIKRGILFLPGSVFGSEPGFVRLSYAKPGLHQIGPGIEAFAHALETL; translated from the coding sequence ATGTGGAAACCGGATCGAACGGCGGGCAAACCGTTGTACCGGCAAATTTACGAGTACCTCGAACAAGGGATCGCTTACGGGGAGTGGCCGCCCGGCAGCCTGCTTCCTTCCGAGAGAAAGCTGGCGGAACGGCTGGGCGTCAACCGGAGCACGGTCGTGCAGGCGTATGAAGAGCTGCGCGCTTCGGGATGGGTGGAAAGCAGCGTGGGCAGCGGAACCCGGGTGGCGCGTTCGGGTTGGGACGCGGCTCCGAACTGGAGAAAATACACGGAAGGCGGAACCATCCTTCCCAATCTTCCGCTCATGCGGAGGATACGTGAGGTTGCCCGGAACGGCGACAACGTGATCGACATGGCGAACGGGGAATTGTCGGCCGACCTGTTTCCCAATGAGGCGGTCGCGGATCTCCTGCAGGGACAGCGGTTCTCGGAGCACCTCGGGTACGACGATCCCCAGGGCTTCGGGCCGCTGAGAAAAACGCTCGTCGCCACCCTGCTCCGCCGTCTCGGCATTTCCGCGACGGAATCGTCCGTGTTGATCACGTCCGGCTCGCAGCAATCCCTGTTTTTGATTACCCGGTGCCTTCTCTCGCCCGGCGACGCCGTGGCCGTGGAGGATCCGTCGTACTGCCGCTCCCTGCCGATGTTCCGATCGGCCGGACTCCGCGTCTTGCCGTTGCCGGTATACCCGGACGGGATCGAGCCGGAGGATATCGAGCGGCTGTACCGGGAACATCAGATCCGCATGATCTTCGTGAATCCGAATTATCAGAATCCAACCGGGTCGGTCATGAGCGCGGAGAAGCGGGAACGGCTGCTCCGGACGGCCGCCCGGCTCAGGATCCCGATCGTCGAAGACGACCCCTTCAGCTTGACCTCGTTCGGCGGAGAACCGCCTCTGCCGCTAAAGGCGTCGGATCGGGAAGGCATCGTTCTCTATATCGGCTCGCTCTCGAAAATCGCCGCTTCCGGCCTTCGGATCGGTTGGATGATCGCTCCCCGAACCGTCATCGGCCGTCTGACCGATGCCCGGCAGCAGATGGATTTCGGCTTGAGCGTCGTCTCCCAGTGGCTGGCCGAGCGGCTGCTCCAGTCGGAAGAATTCGGAGATCACCTTCGGCGTCTGCAGCATTCCCTTCGGGAAAAGCAGCAAAAGATGGCCGATGCGCTTCATCGCCATCTCGGACGCCGGGTCTCGTTCCATCTCCCGGAAGGCGGCCTCAATCTATGGTGCAAAATCGATCGGGAGCCGGACGGAGGCAAGCTCGTGGAGGAAGGAATCAAGCGGGGCATTCTATTCTTGCCGGGAAGCGTGTTCGGCTCCGAGCCGGGATTCGTCCGGCTCAGCTATGCCAAACCGGGACTGCATCAAATCGGCCCAGGCATCGAAGCGTTCGCCCATGCCCTGGAGACCCTGTAG
- a CDS encoding response regulator transcription factor, which produces MDILLVDDHRSVVEGTKLLIESEPDMNVKIETDVYLVPDLIKLHKFDVILFDLYMPNINGADLAKKVLEIVPDAVILIYSGFEIAPHFNLLMESGVSGFIAKTSTRDQLIQAIRFAARKEAIIPMQLLKQLRRQEIVVSGGADQEKVTITNEEEKLLRELAKGKSNKEIAKTLMISQRSLEYGLTDIFQKLHAGSRVEAIKKAKTLGILPAEDLY; this is translated from the coding sequence ATGGACATTTTGTTGGTTGACGACCACCGTTCCGTGGTCGAAGGGACGAAGCTGTTGATCGAATCCGAGCCGGACATGAACGTGAAGATCGAGACCGACGTGTACTTGGTGCCGGACTTGATCAAGCTTCATAAGTTCGACGTGATCTTATTCGATTTATACATGCCGAACATCAATGGGGCCGACCTGGCGAAAAAGGTGCTCGAAATCGTGCCCGATGCGGTCATTTTGATCTATTCCGGTTTCGAGATCGCTCCGCACTTCAATCTGCTGATGGAGTCCGGCGTGTCCGGCTTCATCGCGAAAACGTCGACGAGGGATCAGCTCATCCAAGCGATCCGCTTCGCGGCAAGGAAAGAGGCGATCATCCCGATGCAGCTGCTGAAGCAGCTGAGGAGGCAGGAAATCGTCGTGTCCGGGGGAGCCGATCAAGAGAAAGTGACGATCACGAACGAAGAGGAAAAGCTGCTCCGGGAACTCGCGAAAGGCAAGAGCAACAAGGAGATCGCCAAAACGCTCATGATCAGCCAGCGGTCCCTGGAATACGGCCTGACGGACATTTTCCAGAAGCTGCACGCGGGTTCGCGGGTCGAAGCCATCAAGAAAGCCAAAACCCTCGGCATTCTGCCGGCGGAGGATTTATATTGA
- a CDS encoding methyl-accepting chemotaxis protein, producing the protein MHPRLELYHRHLGTIQELFFEGAALLLADTETVLESLPSEKIHFKIKGMTIDRFKDSVSYKALMTGLPVKEERGPEAFGFPYYSKAVPIFDEDGKTAVGVIAAITTNETVSKLREEATHLSAVVEEMTAMTVQITEGSKDLSEEVKGFAAVSHSMAEDIKQVHKALEFVQEIANQSNLLGLNAAIEAARAGEAGKGFSVVAQEIRKMADVSKETSGQIRELLKSIQSSTDRFGKLVQSISRNTDSQAGSLAELNKAFEQIAMTADNLANQG; encoded by the coding sequence ATGCATCCTAGACTAGAGCTGTATCATCGCCACTTGGGTACGATTCAGGAGCTGTTTTTCGAAGGAGCCGCGTTGCTGCTCGCCGATACCGAAACGGTGCTGGAATCGCTGCCATCGGAGAAAATCCACTTCAAAATTAAAGGAATGACGATCGACCGTTTCAAGGACAGCGTGTCGTACAAGGCGCTGATGACGGGGCTTCCCGTCAAAGAAGAAAGAGGGCCGGAGGCGTTCGGCTTTCCGTATTATTCGAAGGCCGTGCCGATTTTCGACGAGGACGGAAAGACAGCCGTCGGCGTCATCGCCGCGATCACGACGAACGAAACGGTGAGCAAACTGCGCGAAGAAGCGACCCATTTGTCCGCCGTCGTGGAGGAAATGACCGCGATGACCGTCCAAATCACCGAAGGGTCGAAGGATCTGTCGGAAGAAGTGAAAGGTTTCGCCGCGGTCTCTCATTCGATGGCCGAGGATATCAAGCAAGTCCACAAAGCACTGGAATTCGTCCAGGAAATCGCCAACCAGTCCAACCTGCTCGGGCTGAACGCCGCCATTGAGGCCGCAAGGGCCGGTGAAGCCGGCAAGGGCTTTTCCGTGGTCGCGCAGGAAATTCGTAAAATGGCCGACGTGTCCAAAGAGACATCCGGGCAAATCCGGGAACTGCTGAAATCGATCCAGTCCTCGACCGACCGGTTCGGCAAGCTGGTCCAATCGATCAGCCGGAACACCGACTCGCAAGCCGGCAGCCTGGCCGAGCTGAACAAGGCGTTCGAACAAATCGCGATGACCGCCGACAACCTGGCCAACCAAGGTTGA
- a CDS encoding PAS domain-containing sensor histidine kinase, whose product MNEAEAQTTTSLQPGIGQEERFRIIAENSLDAIILVDNDGIVRFVSPSIESLIGFYTSDYEGIDAFDVIHPDDQERVRQCHRDVVRTKESVDLEYRVLHTKGHTVYIESRVKAVLDCAGEVQYVVAIARDITKRKATERALEESEQRYKSLFENNLAGVFSIDLALNFVNANRAFEDISGIEMATLTDRCFMGLIWDEDHPSVYQVLFEVMQQKEPRDFDCRIYKGRHGEKIVNITMVPIILGGQLTGVHGLVRDITERKREEQELIHSEERYRSLQQSLNRFSSDLANVMKVADLEKRLLDEVRDVLQVTEASIEERPRGQEPADRDPLDHWVKIGQKEHPVYLRIALKQPISGIEAQWLETAMHYVTILYDNLLVIEDLIRQVEEMVEKNETPKWMLRLLFKLSEKERFALSSDLHDSVLQDLIIWYRKLESLRSGNGFDEPVRSELVRIEEGLLDAIHQIRITCNELRPPFLLKMGLVESVKSLLTYARMFANYEIGFTADGFDSALGEEQILGVYRIVQELLNNASKHSEATRVDMNLSSDGGRVYFSYSDDGVGIDLTTLSGSFQHMGISGMEKRVLSLGGEMKLRSSPKAGFHVQISIPENTDFKGDTYGHFVG is encoded by the coding sequence ATGAACGAAGCGGAAGCGCAAACGACAACCTCTCTTCAACCCGGCATCGGGCAAGAAGAGCGATTCCGGATCATCGCCGAAAATAGTTTGGACGCGATCATTTTGGTGGATAACGACGGCATCGTCCGGTTCGTGTCGCCCTCCATCGAAAGCCTGATCGGATTTTACACTTCGGATTACGAGGGAATCGATGCGTTCGACGTCATTCACCCGGACGACCAAGAACGGGTCCGGCAGTGTCATCGGGACGTCGTGCGAACGAAAGAATCCGTCGATTTGGAGTACCGTGTCCTTCACACGAAAGGGCACACCGTTTACATAGAATCCAGGGTAAAAGCCGTGCTCGACTGCGCCGGCGAGGTTCAGTACGTCGTCGCCATCGCCCGGGACATCACGAAACGCAAAGCAACGGAGAGGGCCCTGGAGGAAAGCGAGCAAAGATACAAATCCCTGTTCGAAAATAATCTGGCCGGCGTTTTCTCGATCGATTTGGCATTGAATTTCGTCAACGCGAACAGAGCCTTCGAGGACATCTCCGGCATCGAGATGGCTACGCTGACGGACCGGTGCTTTATGGGGCTGATTTGGGACGAAGACCATCCCTCGGTTTACCAGGTGTTGTTCGAAGTCATGCAGCAGAAAGAGCCGCGGGACTTCGATTGCCGGATTTACAAGGGCCGGCACGGCGAGAAAATCGTTAACATCACGATGGTGCCGATCATCCTGGGCGGCCAACTGACGGGCGTACACGGCCTCGTGCGCGATATTACGGAGCGGAAGCGGGAAGAGCAGGAGCTCATTCACAGCGAGGAAAGATACAGGTCCCTTCAACAAAGCCTCAATCGTTTCTCCAGCGACCTGGCGAACGTCATGAAGGTCGCCGATCTGGAGAAACGGCTGCTGGACGAGGTGAGGGACGTCCTGCAGGTCACCGAGGCATCCATCGAAGAGCGGCCTCGGGGGCAAGAGCCTGCCGATCGGGATCCGCTCGACCACTGGGTGAAAATCGGGCAGAAGGAGCATCCGGTTTATTTGCGAATCGCGCTGAAGCAGCCGATTTCGGGCATCGAAGCGCAATGGCTGGAAACGGCGATGCATTACGTGACCATCCTGTACGACAACCTGCTGGTGATCGAGGATTTGATCCGGCAAGTCGAAGAAATGGTGGAGAAGAACGAAACGCCCAAGTGGATGCTTCGCCTGCTTTTCAAGCTATCGGAGAAAGAACGGTTCGCGCTCTCGAGCGACCTGCACGATTCGGTGCTGCAGGATTTGATCATCTGGTACCGTAAGCTGGAGTCGCTTCGGTCCGGCAACGGGTTCGACGAACCCGTACGAAGCGAGCTTGTCCGCATCGAAGAGGGATTGCTGGACGCGATCCATCAGATTCGCATCACCTGCAACGAATTACGGCCGCCTTTCCTGCTGAAAATGGGGCTCGTCGAATCGGTCAAAAGCCTGCTGACCTATGCCCGGATGTTCGCGAACTACGAAATCGGCTTTACGGCAGACGGGTTCGACAGTGCGCTCGGCGAAGAACAGATTCTCGGCGTGTATCGGATCGTGCAGGAACTGCTGAACAACGCCTCCAAGCACTCTGAAGCAACCCGGGTGGACATGAATCTGTCGTCGGACGGCGGCCGCGTCTATTTTTCTTATTCGGACGACGGAGTCGGAATCGACTTGACGACGCTGTCGGGATCCTTCCAGCACATGGGCATCTCCGGCATGGAAAAGCGCGTGCTGAGCTTGGGCGGCGAAATGAAGCTGAGGTCTTCTCCGAAAGCCGGGTTCCACGTTCAGATCTCGATTCCCGAAAATACGGACTTTAAAGGTGATACGTATGGACATTTTGTTGGTTGA
- a CDS encoding FtsX-like permease family protein has product MNPWQIAWRNLKRRKLRTFLTMLSIVIGVASTFAVISSVETAKKTFPLYLQQAFGKADFQISGTDAYFPEETFRSFEQINGTASVSALKQNTKLLLDKEGVSAIQKRVDLTGYSRLDTALTGFKVVEGSLTQGGAVITDRTAGVWKARVGDTISFDTDKGVREIRISAIVKYTVELMGPSSWMMAKYHPWSVAVPLPVLQDWFGLSGKIQGIQVKALPGTDKAALEGQLDKLVKGYGNVYMQPILIDYDSLDEADTFFIALYLAGFLGIALSAFIIFNSMYVGIKERKNEFAALKTIGYTPEQLRSFVLLEVVLLSVIGTAFGLLFGYGLAHLLKMLIFLVFGADDEGGMSLGQGFAISVCAGLLMPVAAALYPIRQAGKISVIEAFKETRTAPKSRGKWWGILGVLLIASAFFINHLLLVAPLMLGIVLVFPYLFRGAVILLRPVYRKLFGFSGQIAASNLNRNRTRSAMTSIILCMGIAMIVLMSSLNSALVQSFERVIYSSYGGNLDIHLHHIEKTDLEQLKQVEGVADAQTYPTYSAIWNLDGSKRKLPVYGIGAEWIDRFPLFSVSDRTPGELVRGLKKDEIVLDKMAFKAWGGEIGGAIELATLQGTQSFRVVDVVESMKNGGYGAFLPTDRFKEAFGLKYERNALILKDENASPVQLRENIFDRFGGRIEEMFGPEDWVSVMSATYTGSFAIIDFLVILSILISGIGIANTLLINIMERVRELGMMRAVGVTRRQVNRMVLLEGLGMGTAATVIGCAFGITLVYLTSTFMEIRSLTYRFGVPWTIIAIISLFGLAVSLIASFAPASRASKTRLSEALRYE; this is encoded by the coding sequence ATGAATCCTTGGCAAATCGCCTGGCGCAACCTGAAGCGCAGAAAGCTTCGGACCTTCCTGACCATGCTGTCGATCGTCATCGGCGTCGCTTCGACTTTCGCGGTCATCTCTTCCGTCGAAACCGCGAAGAAGACGTTCCCCCTGTATCTCCAGCAGGCTTTCGGCAAAGCGGATTTCCAGATCAGCGGGACCGATGCTTACTTCCCGGAGGAAACGTTCCGCTCGTTCGAACAAATAAACGGTACGGCGTCCGTGTCGGCCTTAAAGCAGAATACGAAGCTGCTCCTCGACAAAGAAGGCGTATCCGCGATCCAAAAACGCGTCGACCTGACCGGCTATAGCCGGCTCGATACCGCGCTCACCGGTTTCAAAGTCGTCGAAGGGAGTTTGACCCAGGGCGGCGCCGTCATCACGGACCGTACGGCAGGCGTTTGGAAAGCCCGCGTCGGCGACACGATCTCCTTCGACACGGATAAAGGAGTCCGCGAAATCCGGATCTCCGCCATCGTCAAATATACGGTGGAGCTGATGGGGCCGAGCAGCTGGATGATGGCCAAATACCACCCCTGGTCGGTTGCCGTGCCGCTGCCCGTTCTGCAGGATTGGTTCGGGTTGTCAGGCAAAATCCAGGGCATCCAGGTCAAAGCCTTGCCGGGAACGGACAAAGCCGCGCTCGAAGGGCAGCTCGACAAGCTCGTCAAAGGTTACGGCAACGTCTACATGCAGCCCATCCTGATCGATTACGATTCGCTCGACGAGGCGGATACGTTTTTCATCGCCCTGTATTTGGCCGGCTTCCTCGGCATCGCGCTCAGCGCGTTCATTATCTTCAATTCCATGTACGTGGGTATCAAAGAGCGTAAAAACGAATTCGCAGCGCTTAAGACAATCGGTTACACGCCGGAACAATTGCGGTCGTTCGTCCTGCTCGAGGTCGTGCTGCTTTCCGTCATCGGTACCGCATTTGGTCTGCTCTTCGGTTATGGACTGGCGCACTTGCTGAAAATGCTCATTTTCCTGGTGTTCGGCGCGGACGACGAGGGGGGCATGTCCCTGGGCCAAGGATTCGCGATTTCCGTATGCGCCGGGCTGCTCATGCCTGTCGCGGCTGCCTTGTACCCGATCCGGCAAGCGGGAAAGATCAGCGTCATCGAGGCGTTCAAGGAGACCCGGACTGCGCCGAAGTCCCGAGGGAAGTGGTGGGGTATTCTCGGGGTTCTGCTGATCGCGTCCGCCTTTTTCATCAACCATTTGCTGCTCGTCGCGCCGCTCATGCTGGGCATCGTGCTCGTCTTCCCCTATTTGTTCAGGGGCGCCGTGATCTTGCTAAGACCGGTGTACCGCAAGCTGTTCGGCTTCAGCGGACAAATCGCCGCCAGCAACCTGAACCGGAACCGGACCCGCTCGGCCATGACTTCCATCATTCTGTGCATGGGCATCGCCATGATCGTGCTGATGAGCTCGCTCAATTCCGCGCTGGTCCAATCGTTCGAACGCGTCATTTATTCTTCCTACGGAGGCAACCTGGACATCCATCTGCACCACATCGAGAAAACCGACTTGGAGCAGCTGAAGCAGGTGGAAGGGGTGGCGGACGCCCAGACGTACCCGACTTATTCCGCCATCTGGAACTTGGACGGATCGAAACGCAAGCTTCCCGTATACGGGATCGGCGCCGAGTGGATCGACCGCTTCCCGCTGTTCTCGGTTTCGGATCGGACGCCGGGCGAACTCGTTCGGGGCTTGAAGAAGGATGAAATCGTCCTCGATAAAATGGCATTCAAAGCTTGGGGCGGCGAAATCGGCGGGGCGATCGAGCTTGCCACCCTTCAAGGTACGCAGTCTTTCCGCGTAGTCGACGTCGTGGAGTCGATGAAAAACGGCGGTTACGGCGCTTTCCTCCCGACCGATCGATTCAAGGAAGCATTTGGGCTCAAATACGAGAGGAACGCTTTGATCCTGAAGGACGAGAACGCCTCGCCGGTGCAGCTAAGGGAAAACATTTTCGATCGGTTCGGCGGCCGGATCGAAGAAATGTTCGGGCCGGAAGACTGGGTATCGGTCATGAGCGCAACTTACACGGGCTCGTTCGCCATTATCGATTTCCTGGTCATCCTTTCGATCCTGATATCGGGCATCGGCATTGCCAACACGCTGCTGATCAACATCATGGAGCGGGTTCGCGAGCTCGGCATGATGCGCGCGGTCGGCGTGACGAGGCGCCAGGTGAACCGGATGGTCCTGCTGGAGGGACTCGGCATGGGAACGGCAGCGACCGTGATCGGCTGCGCGTTCGGGATCACGCTCGTCTACCTAACTTCGACTTTCATGGAAATCCGTTCTTTGACGTACCGATTCGGGGTTCCCTGGACGATTATCGCGATCATCTCCTTGTTCGGCCTCGCCGTCAGCTTGATCGCAAGCTTCGCTCCCGCTTCGCGAGCTTCGAAAACCCGTTTAAGCGAGGCGCTGCGCTATGAGTAA